The Malus domestica chromosome 10, GDT2T_hap1 genome contains a region encoding:
- the LOC114827508 gene encoding SKP1-like protein 1A: MSSSSKITLQSSDGESFEVEEAVALESQTIGLVIENDCADNCIPLPNVTSKILAMVIEYCKRHVDAAKLDEKIFEDDLESWDQAFVKVDQATLFDLINAAAYLNIKSLLDLTCQAVADMIKGKTPEEIRKTFNIKDEFTLEEEEEVRRENQWAFE, from the exons ATGTCGTCGTCGTCGAAGATCACCCTGCAGAGCTCCGACGGCGAGTCGTTCGAGGTCGAGGAGGCGGTGGCGCTGGAATCACAGACCATTGGGCTCGTGATCGAGAACGACTGCGCCGACAACTGTATTCCTTTGCCCAACGTCACCAGCAAGATCTTGGCCATGGTCATCGAGTACTGCAAGAGGCACGTCGACGCCGCCAAGCTCGACGAGAAGATCTTCGAGGACGATCTCGAGTCCTGGGATCAGGCGTTCGTAAAGGTGGACCAGGCTACGCTGTTTGATCTCATTAAC GCTGCAGCCTACTTGAACATCAAGAGCCTTTTGGACCTGACATGCCAGGCAGTTGCAGACATGATCAAGGGTAAGACTCCAGAAGAGATCAGAAAGACCTTCAACATCAAGGACGAGTTCACcctggaggaagaggaggaagttCGTCGTGAGAACCAGTGGGCGTTTGAATGA